The following coding sequences lie in one Vibrio splendidus genomic window:
- the xsc gene encoding sulfoacetaldehyde acetyltransferase yields MSEQEKRTVVSGTVTMTPSEAFVETMVANDVTDMFGIMGSAFMDAMDIFAPAGIRLVPVVHEQGAAHMADGYSRVSGRHGVVIGQNGPGISNCVTAIAAAFWAHSPVVIVTPETGTKTMGLGGFQECNQLPMFQEFTKYQGHVTHPDRMAEYTGRCFDRAMSEMGPTQLNIPRDYFYGETQTEIPKPARLDRGPGGEKSLNEAADLIAEAKFPVIISGGGVVMADAVQECAALAERLGAPVVNSYLHNDSFPASHPLWCGPLGYQGSKAAMKLMAQADVVIALGTRLGPFGTLPQHGMDYWPKNAKIIQIDADNKMLGLVKKISVGICGDAKAAAVALSERLEGRALLCDDNKGARQDTVATEKALWEKELDEWTHERDSFSLDMIEGNSHETPFSGGEYLHPRQVLRELEKAMPEDVMVSTDIGNINSVANSYLRFEKPRSFFAAMSFGNCGYAFPTIIGAKAAAPHRPAISYAGDGAWGMSLMETMTCVRHNIPVTAVVFHNRQWGAEKKNQVDFYNRRFVAGELENQSFAEIARAMGAEGITVDKLEDVGPTLQKAIDMQMNEGKTTIIEIMCTQELGDPFRRDALSTPVRFLDKYKDYV; encoded by the coding sequence ATGAGCGAGCAAGAAAAACGTACGGTTGTTTCCGGCACAGTAACAATGACACCATCAGAAGCGTTCGTTGAAACTATGGTTGCTAATGATGTTACCGATATGTTCGGCATCATGGGGTCGGCATTTATGGACGCAATGGATATCTTTGCTCCTGCTGGCATTCGATTGGTCCCAGTAGTACACGAGCAAGGTGCTGCTCACATGGCAGATGGTTACTCTCGTGTATCGGGTCGCCACGGCGTAGTTATCGGGCAAAATGGCCCAGGTATTAGTAACTGTGTGACTGCGATTGCAGCGGCGTTCTGGGCACATAGCCCGGTCGTCATTGTGACGCCAGAGACAGGTACAAAAACAATGGGCTTAGGTGGTTTCCAAGAGTGTAACCAGCTTCCAATGTTCCAAGAGTTTACTAAGTATCAAGGACACGTAACGCACCCAGACCGTATGGCAGAATACACAGGCCGATGTTTTGACCGCGCAATGAGCGAAATGGGTCCAACTCAGCTGAACATTCCACGTGATTACTTCTACGGTGAAACTCAAACCGAGATCCCTAAACCCGCGCGTTTAGACCGTGGTCCAGGTGGTGAGAAATCTCTAAATGAAGCGGCAGACCTGATTGCTGAAGCGAAATTCCCAGTCATCATTTCTGGTGGTGGCGTGGTAATGGCAGATGCAGTTCAAGAGTGTGCAGCGTTGGCGGAAAGACTAGGAGCCCCAGTAGTTAACAGCTACCTACACAATGACTCTTTCCCTGCTAGTCACCCATTATGGTGTGGTCCTTTAGGCTACCAAGGTTCGAAAGCAGCAATGAAACTGATGGCTCAAGCGGATGTGGTTATCGCTTTGGGTACACGTCTCGGTCCATTTGGTACCTTGCCTCAACATGGCATGGACTACTGGCCGAAGAATGCGAAAATCATTCAGATTGATGCCGACAACAAGATGCTTGGCTTGGTTAAGAAGATTTCGGTTGGTATCTGTGGTGATGCAAAAGCAGCAGCGGTTGCTCTATCTGAAAGGTTGGAAGGTCGTGCACTGTTGTGTGATGACAACAAAGGCGCTCGCCAAGATACAGTCGCTACAGAAAAAGCACTTTGGGAAAAAGAGCTTGATGAGTGGACACACGAACGTGACTCTTTTAGCTTGGATATGATTGAGGGAAACTCACACGAGACTCCGTTCTCTGGTGGTGAATATCTACACCCACGCCAAGTATTGCGTGAGCTAGAAAAAGCGATGCCAGAAGACGTAATGGTCTCGACGGATATCGGTAACATCAACTCAGTGGCAAACAGCTACTTACGCTTTGAAAAACCACGTAGCTTTTTTGCTGCAATGAGTTTCGGTAACTGTGGTTACGCATTCCCGACCATCATTGGTGCGAAAGCAGCGGCACCTCATCGTCCAGCTATCTCATATGCAGGCGACGGTGCGTGGGGCATGAGCCTGATGGAAACCATGACATGTGTTCGCCATAACATTCCAGTGACAGCCGTGGTATTCCACAACCGTCAATGGGGTGCAGAGAAGAAGAACCAAGTCGACTTCTACAACCGACGCTTTGTTGCCGGTGAACTTGAAAACCAAAGCTTTGCAGAGATTGCACGAGCAATGGGCGCTGAAGGTATCACGGTTGATAAGCTAGAAGATGTAGGTCCAACCTTGCAAAAAGCCATCGATATGCAGATGAACGAAGGCAAAACAACCATCATTGAAATCATGTGTACTCAGGAGTTGGGCGACCCGTTCCGCCGAGATGCACTCTCAACACCGGTTCGTTTCCTAGATAAATACAAAGATTACGTGTAA
- a CDS encoding FRG domain-containing protein: MHVVKNKRYISSLEDLYKIIDSLITECSGHRGLIYNVCDYENNNLMPSLGRSNRKNIRRVEQELLSTVRVYGGHSLSAHEINDWLLMCLAKKQGFPTRLLEWTDNLINALWSVCHSQSKDCINIIKAIDYHKVSVFNSPCDLNRTQIFNVADCDQQEQRKDKWYSIHPFKEGGNDAIQPLYDEKEYSNGLVSVHILPSAKVNLIKELISMNVLNEPTEYIEEKLADLKNEAHVDSNQVINKGEGNIELQVNTHDRQLEQYGRKYHQDFDFD; this comes from the coding sequence ATGCATGTTGTGAAAAATAAACGTTATATAAGCTCACTCGAAGACCTGTATAAAATAATCGATTCACTCATTACAGAGTGTAGTGGGCACCGTGGATTAATTTATAACGTGTGTGATTATGAAAATAATAACCTGATGCCAAGCTTAGGCCGATCAAATCGAAAGAATATTCGCCGTGTCGAACAAGAGCTTCTCTCGACCGTGAGAGTTTATGGTGGGCATTCGTTGAGTGCACACGAGATAAACGATTGGTTACTGATGTGTTTAGCCAAGAAACAGGGGTTTCCAACCCGTTTACTTGAATGGACAGATAACCTGATTAATGCGCTGTGGTCTGTATGTCATAGCCAAAGTAAAGATTGTATCAATATTATTAAAGCCATTGATTATCATAAAGTTAGTGTTTTCAACTCACCATGTGACCTCAATAGGACTCAGATATTCAATGTGGCTGATTGTGATCAGCAAGAGCAACGAAAAGATAAGTGGTATTCCATTCACCCATTTAAGGAAGGTGGCAATGATGCCATTCAGCCTTTGTACGATGAGAAAGAATATTCAAACGGTCTAGTATCCGTTCATATTCTTCCGTCAGCGAAAGTAAACCTGATAAAGGAATTAATCTCCATGAATGTTTTAAATGAACCGACAGAATATATTGAAGAGAAACTGGCTGATTTGAAAAATGAAGCCCATGTAGACAGCAATCAAGTAATTAATAAAGGCGAGGGTAATATCGAGTTACAAGTTAATACTCATGATCGCCAGCTTGAGCAGTATGGCCGAAAGTACCATCAAGATTTTGATTTCGACTAA
- a CDS encoding nuclear transport factor 2 family protein, giving the protein MNMQTNAATFVLENQVDTAFLQSFSDAWNNHDIEALMSFMTEDCVFHTVAGEGELGNTIEGYEAVRNSFELVWQNFPDAAWSDPVHFVCGDRAVSESTFSATNPDGTVIEARMVDVFTLKDGKISVKNAFRKTRPLLTPSNTPKS; this is encoded by the coding sequence ATGAATATGCAAACCAATGCAGCGACATTCGTGCTGGAAAACCAAGTCGACACCGCCTTTTTACAGTCTTTTAGTGATGCATGGAATAACCATGATATTGAAGCGCTAATGTCGTTTATGACCGAAGACTGTGTCTTCCACACCGTGGCAGGAGAAGGCGAACTTGGAAACACTATCGAAGGGTACGAAGCCGTTCGCAATAGCTTTGAATTGGTTTGGCAGAACTTTCCAGATGCAGCCTGGAGCGACCCTGTCCACTTTGTGTGTGGCGACCGCGCGGTGAGTGAGTCAACGTTCTCTGCGACTAACCCTGATGGCACTGTCATCGAAGCTCGTATGGTTGATGTGTTTACCCTGAAAGATGGAAAAATCAGCGTAAAAAATGCCTTCCGTAAAACACGACCTCTTTTGACTCCCAGCAATACTCCCAAGAGCTAG
- a CDS encoding NAD(P)/FAD-dependent oxidoreductase, producing MSLVMEQPAADVPPKVTSTQAQESTQAKERYDPKYDPLKDKSPGHGKEYAPTYWVDTAGAPPEDDGPITSDMDVDVAIIGSGYTGLSTAIHLAEMYGIKATVIEANRMSWGCSTRNGGQAQCASGRLKRSQWIERWGLETALKMHRECIDGMNTFKSLIKDIDCDPQPGGHLYVAHRPKVMATLEKEAKLLRDTFDYDAQILDAETVKRDYVGDQEAAGAMHEPEGIGIHAGKLAFGYLRKARALGVKVHPASPVMGWETRNGVHYLKTPGGVVKARSVGVCTGGYTSQGLHSELKNRLLPVLSNSMVTRPLTQDEIAACNFKTNQVITDTRILRHYYRLLPDNRVQIGTRSAISGKNAPEKKYEDMLRADLTRKFPSLDQIKIDYSWWGWVDVSHDMMPRIYQPNPKQSIFYALGYGGNGVMYSAQAGKRLAQWIAGEGHKLDLPIFESKLPFPNVREVVESEMFAPFRRVGQQFLYQWYSLKDEVL from the coding sequence ATGAGTTTAGTAATGGAACAACCGGCAGCCGATGTGCCGCCAAAGGTGACAAGCACCCAAGCACAAGAAAGTACCCAAGCAAAAGAAAGATACGATCCAAAATACGATCCACTTAAAGACAAGAGCCCAGGTCACGGTAAGGAATACGCCCCGACTTATTGGGTAGATACCGCAGGCGCGCCACCTGAAGATGATGGTCCAATTACATCGGATATGGATGTGGATGTGGCGATAATCGGTTCAGGCTACACAGGCCTAAGCACCGCGATACACCTTGCTGAAATGTATGGCATTAAAGCGACTGTGATTGAAGCTAACCGTATGAGTTGGGGTTGCAGTACCCGAAATGGTGGCCAGGCTCAGTGTGCGTCAGGACGTTTGAAGCGTTCTCAGTGGATTGAACGCTGGGGACTCGAAACCGCACTGAAAATGCACCGTGAATGCATCGATGGCATGAACACCTTTAAGTCTCTGATCAAAGACATTGATTGTGACCCACAGCCGGGCGGCCACTTATACGTTGCCCATCGTCCCAAAGTGATGGCAACACTTGAAAAAGAAGCCAAGTTGCTGCGCGACACGTTCGATTACGATGCGCAGATCTTAGATGCGGAAACCGTAAAACGTGATTACGTTGGTGATCAAGAAGCGGCAGGCGCAATGCATGAGCCTGAAGGTATTGGTATTCATGCAGGGAAACTGGCGTTTGGTTATCTAAGAAAGGCGAGAGCACTTGGCGTAAAAGTTCACCCAGCAAGCCCTGTGATGGGTTGGGAAACACGCAACGGTGTGCACTACCTGAAAACACCAGGTGGTGTGGTTAAGGCTCGTTCTGTCGGTGTTTGTACCGGTGGGTATACCAGCCAAGGTTTGCATTCAGAGCTTAAGAATCGCCTATTACCCGTACTTTCAAATTCGATGGTGACGCGTCCGTTAACTCAAGACGAAATCGCCGCGTGTAACTTCAAAACCAATCAGGTGATTACTGATACTAGAATCTTGCGTCATTACTACCGTTTGTTACCCGATAACCGAGTGCAGATTGGTACACGCAGTGCCATCAGTGGCAAGAATGCACCTGAAAAGAAATACGAAGATATGTTGAGAGCGGATTTAACCCGAAAGTTCCCTTCTCTCGATCAGATCAAAATCGATTATTCATGGTGGGGTTGGGTTGATGTTAGCCACGACATGATGCCAAGAATCTATCAGCCGAATCCAAAGCAATCCATATTCTACGCACTAGGGTATGGCGGCAATGGTGTGATGTACTCCGCTCAAGCAGGCAAGCGCCTTGCCCAGTGGATCGCAGGTGAAGGTCATAAGCTTGACTTGCCAATATTTGAATCAAAACTTCCGTTCCCCAACGTGAGGGAAGTGGTGGAATCTGAGATGTTTGCACCATTTCGAAGAGTAGGGCAACAGTTCCTTTATCAGTGGTATTCGTTAAAGGATGAGGTGCTTTAG
- a CDS encoding TRAP transporter substrate-binding protein, whose product MKLIKNKIIAGVTIVATAMLSHTAAAANFKMAIGDAAGGTQWELATSFSELMEQKTDGKVKIDLFPNGQLGNEQDTVNDAAIGLLDFSVLAINNVTPFSPTVGLLTMPYVIQSAEEAVLLTQGQVGQDLVDNTIRDAGVRIVGWAYSGFRVLTNSKKSVASPADLKGLVIRVPRNEIMIASYQAWGVNPTPMAWSETFTGLQQGVVDGQDNPYITVHAMKFNEVQKYVTNLRYIFSLEPLIVSETVFQQQTPEMQKIILEAGQEATEHSFAYLENTENKIREELQAKGMVFTDPADNEQEWISKVTKSVWPKFYSSIGGKDKLDDVLELLGRK is encoded by the coding sequence ATGAAATTGATTAAAAATAAAATTATTGCTGGCGTCACGATTGTAGCAACAGCGATGCTATCTCATACCGCGGCGGCAGCAAATTTTAAAATGGCTATCGGCGATGCTGCTGGTGGTACGCAGTGGGAATTAGCGACATCATTTTCTGAATTGATGGAGCAAAAAACAGACGGTAAAGTCAAAATCGACCTGTTCCCGAATGGTCAATTGGGCAATGAGCAAGATACCGTGAACGACGCGGCAATCGGCCTTCTCGACTTCTCTGTATTGGCGATCAACAACGTGACGCCTTTCTCTCCAACGGTTGGTCTATTGACCATGCCTTACGTCATTCAAAGTGCAGAAGAAGCGGTGCTATTAACTCAAGGCCAAGTAGGTCAAGACCTTGTCGATAACACGATTCGTGATGCAGGTGTTCGCATCGTAGGTTGGGCTTATTCTGGTTTTAGGGTTCTAACCAACTCTAAAAAATCAGTCGCTTCGCCAGCTGATCTTAAAGGGTTAGTGATTCGCGTCCCTCGTAACGAAATTATGATTGCTTCGTACCAAGCATGGGGCGTAAACCCAACACCAATGGCATGGTCAGAGACATTTACTGGCCTGCAACAAGGTGTGGTTGATGGTCAAGACAATCCATACATCACTGTTCATGCGATGAAGTTTAATGAAGTGCAAAAGTACGTCACAAACCTTCGTTATATCTTCTCTCTTGAGCCGCTTATCGTCAGTGAAACAGTCTTCCAACAACAAACGCCTGAAATGCAAAAGATCATTCTTGAAGCAGGCCAAGAAGCAACAGAACACAGCTTTGCTTATCTAGAAAATACTGAAAACAAGATCCGTGAAGAACTGCAAGCAAAAGGCATGGTATTCACAGACCCAGCAGACAATGAGCAAGAGTGGATCAGCAAGGTAACGAAATCAGTTTGGCCTAAGTTCTATTCAAGCATTGGTGGTAAAGACAAGCTAGACGACGTTCTTGAGTTACTAGGTAGAAAGTAA
- a CDS encoding TRAP transporter small permease produces the protein MSVAKTIKKHLNNIEEYTCCLLLASFVLLLFTQILTRQLFDYSIPWGDEVATYMFVWFAYLGAVVAAKMSAHNRVSFHFKFFPPIVQTVCETIADFLWLLFNGYFVYLSYDFVFNKMNLFWKSQTTGIPMKYFYMILPIAFSLMMIRIIWNNYERLFKGAKNEDPEVKELRKMTAQKSSQ, from the coding sequence ATGTCAGTCGCTAAAACAATAAAAAAGCACCTTAACAACATCGAGGAATATACCTGTTGTTTGTTGCTAGCAAGCTTTGTCTTATTACTGTTCACACAAATCCTTACTCGTCAGCTTTTCGATTACTCGATACCTTGGGGTGATGAAGTTGCGACTTACATGTTCGTTTGGTTTGCCTATCTAGGCGCCGTTGTGGCGGCCAAAATGTCGGCACATAACCGAGTCAGTTTTCACTTCAAGTTCTTCCCTCCGATTGTTCAGACCGTCTGTGAAACCATCGCTGACTTCTTATGGTTGCTGTTCAACGGTTACTTTGTCTATCTCAGTTACGATTTCGTGTTCAACAAAATGAACCTGTTTTGGAAATCTCAAACTACAGGCATCCCAATGAAGTACTTCTATATGATTTTGCCTATCGCGTTTTCGTTGATGATGATTCGAATTATCTGGAACAACTACGAGCGTTTGTTCAAAGGCGCTAAAAACGAAGATCCTGAAGTTAAAGAACTGCGCAAAATGACGGCACAAAAATCATCACAGTAG